From one Balaenoptera acutorostrata chromosome 6, mBalAcu1.1, whole genome shotgun sequence genomic stretch:
- the TRAF2 gene encoding TNF receptor-associated factor 2 isoform X1 yields MAAASATPPGSLDLLQPGFSKTLLGTKLEDKYLCSACRNVLRRPFQAQCGHRYCSFCLSSILSSGPQNCAACVNEGIYEEGVSILESSSAFPDNAARREVESLPAVCSSEGCTWKGTLKEYESCHEGHCPFMLTECPACKGPVRLGEKGHHLEHECPERSLSCRHCRAPCCLADMKAHHQVCPKFPLTCEGCGKKKITREKFQDHVRTCGRCRVPCRFHTVGCPEMVEGERQQEHEAQRLREHLALLLGVLQAGPPPGDGRPLLGQGERGWGASTPGPGAAPATAAELLQRCEALEQKTATFENIVCVLNREVERVAMTAEACGRQHRLDQDRIEALSNKVQQLERSIGLKDLAMADLEQKVHEMEASTFDGVFIWKIPDFARKRQDAVAGRTPAIFSPAFYTSRYGYKMCLRAYLNGDGTGRGTHLSLFFVLMKGPHDALLRWPFNQKVTLMLLDQNNREHVIDAFRPDVTSSSFQRPVSDMNIASGCPLFCPVSKMEAKNSYVRDDAIFIKAIVDLTGL; encoded by the exons ATGGCTGCGGCCAGCGCGACCCCTCCCGGCTCTCTGGACCTGCTGCAGCCTGGCTTCTCCAAGACTCTCCTGGGGACCAAGCTAGAGGACAAGTACCTGTGCTCGGCCTGCAGGAACGTCCTGCGCAGGCCCTTCCAGGCTCAGTGTGGCCACCGctactgttccttctgcctgagcAGCATCCTGAG ctcCGGGCCCCAGAACTGTGCCGCCTGCGTGAACGAGGGCATTTACGAGGAAGGCGTCTCTATCCTGGAGAGCAGCTCG GCTTTCCCGGACAATGCTGCCCGCAGGGAGGTGGAGAGCCTGCCGGCCGTCTGTTCCAGCGAGGGCTGCACCTGGAAGGGGACCCTGAAGGAGTACGAG AGCTGCCACGAAGGACACTGCCCGTTCATGCTGACCGAGTGCCCGGCGTGTAAAGGCCCGGTGCGCCTGGGTGAGAAGGGGCACCACCTGGAGCACGAGTGCCCGGAGAGAAGCCTCAGCTGCCGGCACTGCAGGGCGCCCTGCTGCCTGGCTGACATGAAG GCGCACCACCAGGTCTGCCCCAAGTTCCCTTTGACCTGCGAGGGCTGCGGCAAGAAGAAGATCACACGTGAGAAA TTTCAGGACCACGTGAGGACATGTGGCAGATGCCGAGTCCCCTGCAGGTTCCACACTGTCGGCTGCCCCGAGATG GTGGAGGGCGAGAGGCAGCAGGAGCACGAGGCGCAGCGGCTCCGGGAGCACCTGGCCCTGCTGCTGGGCGTCCTGCAGGCCGGGCCCCCCCCAGGCGACGGCCGCCCCCTCCTCGGCCAGGGCGAGCGGGGCTGGGGGGCCAGCACGCCGGGCCCGGGGGCAGCGCCCGCCACGGCGGCGGAGCTGCTGCAGCGGTGCGAGGCCCTGGAGCAGAAGACGGCCACCTTCGAGAACATCGTCTGCGTGCTGAACCGGGAGGTGGAGCGGGTGGCCATGACTGCCGAGGCGTGTGGCCGGCAGCACCGGCTGGACCAAGACAGGATCGAAGCCCTGAGTAATAAG GTGCAGCAGCTGGAGAGGAGCATCGGCCTGAAGGACCTGGCCATGGCCGACCTGGAGCAGAAGGTCCACGAGATGGAGGCGTCCACCTTCGACGGGGTGTTCATCTGGAAGATCCCGGACTTCGCCAGGAAGCGCCAGGACGCCGTGGCCGGCCGCACGcccgccatcttctccccag CCTTCTACACCAGCAGGTACGGCTACAAGATGTGTCTGCGCGCCTACCTGAACGGAGACGGCACCGGGCGCGGGACGCACCTGTCCCTCTTCTTCGTTCTGATGAAGGGCCCCCACGACGCCCTCCTGCGCTGGCCCTTCAACCAGAAG GTGACCCTGATGTTGCTGGACCAGAACAACCGGGAGCACGTGATTGATGCCTTCAGGCCTGACGTGACCTCGTCCTCTTTTCAGAGGCCGGTCAGCGACATGAACATCGCGAGCGGCTGCCCGCTCTTCTGCCCCGTCTCCAAGATGGAGGCCAAGAATTCCTACGTGCGTGACGACGCCATCTTCATCAAGGCCATAGTGGACCTGACAGGGCTCTAG
- the TRAF2 gene encoding TNF receptor-associated factor 2 isoform X2 → MAAASATPPGSLDLLQPGFSKTLLGTKLEDKYLCSACRNVLRRPFQAQCGHRYCSFCLSSILSSGPQNCAACVNEGIYEEGVSILESSSAFPDNAARREVESLPAVCSSEGCTWKGTLKEYESCHEGHCPFMLTECPACKGPVRLGEKGHHLEHECPERSLSCRHCRAPCCLADMKAHHQVCPKFPLTCEGCGKKKITREKFQDHVRTCGRCRVPCRFHTVGCPEMVEGERQQEHEAQRLREHLALLLGVLQAGPPPGDGRPLLGQGERGWGASTPGPGAAPATAAELLQRCEALEQKTATFENIVCVLNREVERVAMTAEACGRQHRLDQDRIEALSNKVQQLERSIGLKDLAMADLEQKVHEMEASTFDGVFIWKIPDFARKRQDAVAGRTPAIFSPAFYTSRYGYKMCLRAYLNGDGTGRGTHLSLFFVLMKGPHDALLRWPFNQKRPVSDMNIASGCPLFCPVSKMEAKNSYVRDDAIFIKAIVDLTGL, encoded by the exons ATGGCTGCGGCCAGCGCGACCCCTCCCGGCTCTCTGGACCTGCTGCAGCCTGGCTTCTCCAAGACTCTCCTGGGGACCAAGCTAGAGGACAAGTACCTGTGCTCGGCCTGCAGGAACGTCCTGCGCAGGCCCTTCCAGGCTCAGTGTGGCCACCGctactgttccttctgcctgagcAGCATCCTGAG ctcCGGGCCCCAGAACTGTGCCGCCTGCGTGAACGAGGGCATTTACGAGGAAGGCGTCTCTATCCTGGAGAGCAGCTCG GCTTTCCCGGACAATGCTGCCCGCAGGGAGGTGGAGAGCCTGCCGGCCGTCTGTTCCAGCGAGGGCTGCACCTGGAAGGGGACCCTGAAGGAGTACGAG AGCTGCCACGAAGGACACTGCCCGTTCATGCTGACCGAGTGCCCGGCGTGTAAAGGCCCGGTGCGCCTGGGTGAGAAGGGGCACCACCTGGAGCACGAGTGCCCGGAGAGAAGCCTCAGCTGCCGGCACTGCAGGGCGCCCTGCTGCCTGGCTGACATGAAG GCGCACCACCAGGTCTGCCCCAAGTTCCCTTTGACCTGCGAGGGCTGCGGCAAGAAGAAGATCACACGTGAGAAA TTTCAGGACCACGTGAGGACATGTGGCAGATGCCGAGTCCCCTGCAGGTTCCACACTGTCGGCTGCCCCGAGATG GTGGAGGGCGAGAGGCAGCAGGAGCACGAGGCGCAGCGGCTCCGGGAGCACCTGGCCCTGCTGCTGGGCGTCCTGCAGGCCGGGCCCCCCCCAGGCGACGGCCGCCCCCTCCTCGGCCAGGGCGAGCGGGGCTGGGGGGCCAGCACGCCGGGCCCGGGGGCAGCGCCCGCCACGGCGGCGGAGCTGCTGCAGCGGTGCGAGGCCCTGGAGCAGAAGACGGCCACCTTCGAGAACATCGTCTGCGTGCTGAACCGGGAGGTGGAGCGGGTGGCCATGACTGCCGAGGCGTGTGGCCGGCAGCACCGGCTGGACCAAGACAGGATCGAAGCCCTGAGTAATAAG GTGCAGCAGCTGGAGAGGAGCATCGGCCTGAAGGACCTGGCCATGGCCGACCTGGAGCAGAAGGTCCACGAGATGGAGGCGTCCACCTTCGACGGGGTGTTCATCTGGAAGATCCCGGACTTCGCCAGGAAGCGCCAGGACGCCGTGGCCGGCCGCACGcccgccatcttctccccag CCTTCTACACCAGCAGGTACGGCTACAAGATGTGTCTGCGCGCCTACCTGAACGGAGACGGCACCGGGCGCGGGACGCACCTGTCCCTCTTCTTCGTTCTGATGAAGGGCCCCCACGACGCCCTCCTGCGCTGGCCCTTCAACCAGAAG AGGCCGGTCAGCGACATGAACATCGCGAGCGGCTGCCCGCTCTTCTGCCCCGTCTCCAAGATGGAGGCCAAGAATTCCTACGTGCGTGACGACGCCATCTTCATCAAGGCCATAGTGGACCTGACAGGGCTCTAG